The Natrinema salaciae genome includes a window with the following:
- a CDS encoding haloalkane dehalogenase: protein MVIRLSEERFEDVPDFDYEPQYVDVGELRMAYVETGGDAATESGEETFLCLHGEPTWSFLYRKMMPVLAERGRVVVPDLIGFGRSDRYEDPDEYTVEMHYDALRTFVAELELSNITLVCQDWGGLLGLSLAADQPERFDRLVPMNTGLPDGTQEMSETWHAFAEMVATAEDLDIGTLVANGCYRDLPEPVVDAYRAPFPDERYVAGARTFPGLVPQSPDDPGAERFANARDRLAEWEKPAFVLFAKHDPITADNRDPLRGLVPTASDQPDVWIDEAAHFLQEDAGEEIAERIVDFVDRTPVESR, encoded by the coding sequence ATGGTCATCCGTCTCTCCGAGGAGCGGTTCGAGGACGTGCCGGACTTCGACTACGAGCCGCAGTACGTCGACGTCGGCGAGCTACGCATGGCGTACGTCGAGACCGGCGGCGACGCGGCCACCGAATCCGGCGAGGAGACGTTCCTCTGCCTGCACGGCGAACCGACGTGGTCCTTCCTCTACCGGAAGATGATGCCCGTCCTCGCCGAGCGGGGCCGCGTGGTCGTCCCCGACCTGATCGGCTTCGGCCGCTCCGACAGATACGAGGATCCAGACGAGTACACCGTCGAGATGCACTACGACGCCCTCCGGACGTTCGTCGCGGAACTCGAGCTGTCGAATATCACCCTCGTCTGTCAGGACTGGGGCGGGCTGCTCGGGCTCTCGCTGGCGGCCGACCAGCCGGAGCGGTTCGATCGGCTCGTCCCGATGAATACCGGACTGCCCGACGGAACCCAGGAGATGAGCGAGACCTGGCACGCGTTCGCGGAGATGGTCGCCACCGCCGAGGATCTCGATATCGGGACGCTAGTCGCGAACGGCTGTTACCGCGACCTCCCCGAGCCGGTGGTCGATGCCTACCGCGCGCCGTTCCCCGACGAGCGATACGTGGCGGGTGCCCGAACCTTCCCGGGGCTCGTGCCGCAGTCGCCCGACGACCCCGGTGCCGAGCGGTTCGCGAACGCACGGGACCGACTCGCCGAGTGGGAGAAGCCGGCGTTCGTCCTGTTCGCAAAGCACGATCCGATCACGGCCGACAACCGCGATCCGTTGCGAGGACTCGTTCCGACCGCGAGCGACCAGCCGGACGTCTGGATCGACGAGGCCGCACACTTCCTCCAGGAAGACGCCGGCGAGGAGATCGCGGAGCGCATCGTCGACTTCGTCGATCGGACCCCAGTCGAGTCCCGCTGA
- a CDS encoding transcriptional regulator codes for MNEMTFAVLGTGGIGRRALEVSQHKDALTPVAACDRHGVAVDFDGLDVDELLAATEGNIDNEVATDGGTGATAAESGVKQHGERKGVVASSQARPSEDPIQEIIDRGDGIDAVLLALPNYEHDFIPRTADRFAEGGYEGVMIDVLKRSRVIDMLDDRSDQFEEAGITFICGAGATPGLLTGAAALAAQSFVEVTAVDIWWGVGLKSGYEDNRGTVREDIAHLPEYDIETARDLSEAEIEAILDDHDGVIEFEDMEHADDVLLERAGICDAEDVEVGGVLDVRNDEKPTTTTVRVTGRTFDGETATNTFQLGDETSMEANVNGPALGYLKAGVRRNRAGEYGVFGPAELMPGF; via the coding sequence ATGAACGAAATGACGTTTGCGGTACTCGGAACCGGCGGTATCGGCCGACGAGCACTCGAAGTGAGCCAGCACAAGGACGCACTGACACCCGTCGCGGCGTGTGACCGCCACGGCGTCGCCGTCGACTTCGACGGCCTCGACGTGGACGAACTGCTCGCAGCGACGGAGGGCAACATCGACAACGAGGTCGCGACCGATGGAGGGACGGGTGCGACTGCAGCCGAAAGCGGCGTCAAACAACACGGCGAACGGAAGGGCGTCGTCGCCTCGAGTCAGGCACGCCCCAGCGAGGACCCCATTCAGGAGATCATCGACCGCGGTGATGGGATCGACGCGGTCCTGCTCGCCCTGCCGAACTACGAACACGACTTCATTCCCCGGACCGCCGACCGGTTCGCCGAGGGCGGCTACGAAGGGGTCATGATCGACGTACTCAAGCGCTCGCGCGTGATCGACATGCTCGACGACCGCAGCGACCAATTCGAGGAGGCCGGGATCACCTTCATCTGCGGGGCGGGCGCGACGCCCGGACTGTTGACCGGCGCGGCCGCGCTCGCCGCTCAATCGTTCGTCGAGGTCACGGCCGTCGACATCTGGTGGGGCGTCGGCCTCAAATCCGGCTACGAGGACAACCGCGGGACCGTCCGCGAGGACATCGCGCACCTCCCCGAGTACGACATCGAGACCGCGCGCGACCTCTCCGAGGCGGAGATCGAAGCGATACTCGACGACCACGACGGCGTCATCGAGTTCGAGGACATGGAACACGCCGACGACGTCCTGCTCGAGCGCGCCGGCATCTGCGACGCCGAGGACGTCGAGGTCGGCGGGGTCCTCGACGTTCGCAACGACGAGAAGCCGACGACGACCACGGTGCGCGTGACCGGCCGAACCTTCGACGGAGAGACGGCCACGAACACGTTCCAGCTCGGCGACGAGACGAGCATGGAGGCCAACGTCAACGGCCCCGCACTGGGGTACCTGAAAGCCGGCGTGCGACGGAACCGCGCCGGCGAGTACGGCGTCTTCGGCCCCGCCGAACTGATGCCCGGATTCTGA
- the bioB gene encoding biotin synthase BioB encodes MVYETGNETVDDALERVLAGERLDRTDGLALMAQPVEALAEAGAAVRDHFGDGTVDACSIVNAKAGNCAEDCGFCAQSVHFDTGIDTYGFLGPEKILEAAKRAERDGAQRFGIVVAEKGVSKEHRPDEWAEVLESIRLVRDECDLEVDASLGILTEEEAAILAAEGINHYNHNIETSPRYFPEIVGSHSFEDRVATLEVAKEAGMDLCAGVILGMGETPTDRVEAAIALQDIGVSSLPVNVLNPVAGTPLADQGVDITTAEIVKTVAVYKLLHPDARVRLTGGREVNLAPDEQHLPLEAGADGILTGDYLTTEGQSPGDDLEIIERAGLEPNRDTNEFDPEEVKARHDSAAESSTETASTGAEPSDD; translated from the coding sequence GTGGTTTACGAGACTGGAAACGAGACGGTCGACGACGCACTCGAGCGGGTGCTGGCCGGCGAGCGCCTCGATCGGACGGACGGGCTGGCGCTGATGGCCCAGCCGGTCGAGGCGCTCGCGGAGGCTGGCGCGGCCGTCCGCGATCACTTCGGTGACGGGACGGTCGACGCCTGTTCGATCGTCAACGCGAAGGCGGGCAACTGCGCCGAGGACTGTGGCTTCTGTGCGCAGTCGGTCCACTTCGACACCGGCATCGACACCTACGGCTTCCTCGGGCCCGAGAAGATCCTCGAGGCCGCGAAGCGCGCCGAGCGCGACGGTGCCCAGCGCTTCGGCATCGTCGTCGCCGAGAAGGGCGTCTCGAAGGAACACCGCCCCGACGAGTGGGCGGAGGTCCTCGAGTCCATTCGCCTCGTCCGCGACGAGTGTGATCTCGAGGTCGACGCCTCGCTGGGCATTCTGACCGAGGAGGAGGCCGCGATCCTCGCCGCGGAGGGAATCAATCACTACAATCACAACATCGAGACCTCGCCGCGGTACTTCCCCGAGATCGTGGGCTCACACAGCTTCGAGGACCGGGTGGCGACGCTCGAGGTCGCCAAGGAGGCCGGGATGGACCTGTGTGCGGGCGTCATCCTCGGGATGGGCGAGACGCCGACCGACCGCGTCGAGGCCGCGATCGCCCTGCAGGATATCGGCGTCTCCTCCCTGCCGGTAAACGTCCTCAATCCGGTCGCGGGGACGCCGCTGGCCGACCAGGGCGTCGACATCACGACCGCGGAGATCGTCAAGACGGTCGCGGTGTACAAACTGCTCCATCCCGACGCGCGGGTCCGCCTGACCGGCGGTCGCGAGGTCAACCTGGCACCCGACGAGCAGCACCTGCCGCTCGAGGCCGGTGCGGACGGCATTCTCACCGGCGATTACCTGACGACCGAGGGCCAGTCGCCCGGCGACGACCTCGAGATCATCGAGCGCGCGGGCCTCGAGCCCAACCGAGACACCAACGAGTTCGACCCCGAGGAAGTCAAGGCCAGACACGACAGCGCTGCGGAATCGTCGACCGAGACGGCGAGTACGGGCGCGGAACCGAGCGACGACTGA